In Desulfonatronospira thiodismutans ASO3-1, a single window of DNA contains:
- a CDS encoding Ni/Fe hydrogenase subunit alpha has translation MKKIEINPMTRLEGHGKIAIFLDENGNVDDAFFQTVEFRGYEKFLQGMPIEEVPRTVSTVCGVCRAVHFLCSMKASDDVYGVAPPSTGRKLRELFYSAHTVEDHTAVLYALGFPDFVVGPDASPAERNLVGLIKAVGAETGKLVLQKRGLAVKIFELLGGKPNHPVAALPGGWSKRINEEERAQIEKWAEELVELGKLTLQVFDDVVLKNPKYMELVTGEMYRVEVGNMATVDEQNRFALYDGTQKAIDAQGNVVGTFRGKEYLDFISERVLPWSYLKFPYNKKLGGWDGIKSGPDTNIYCVGPLARMNVVDSMSTPLAQEHFEKFHDTFGAWPVHYIQAYHWARAIEVLAAAEKCLELSRDPEITGSDIWNQPSSCTGEGVGILEANRGTLVHHYITDDQGIVQNANLIVSTTHNNAPINLAVKTAARHFIQDGNVSEALLNHVEMAFRPYDLCLACATHTVTGGQQPVEVNIYKNSGELYKQMKNF, from the coding sequence GTGAAAAAGATAGAGATCAATCCCATGACCCGCCTGGAGGGGCACGGCAAGATCGCCATTTTTCTGGATGAAAATGGCAATGTTGACGATGCCTTTTTCCAGACAGTGGAATTTCGCGGGTATGAAAAGTTTCTGCAGGGCATGCCCATTGAGGAGGTGCCCAGGACCGTGTCCACGGTGTGCGGAGTCTGCCGGGCGGTGCACTTCCTGTGTTCCATGAAGGCCTCGGATGATGTCTACGGCGTCGCTCCGCCCTCTACGGGCAGAAAACTGAGGGAACTCTTCTACAGCGCTCATACAGTGGAAGACCATACTGCTGTGCTTTATGCCCTTGGTTTTCCGGATTTCGTAGTGGGTCCGGACGCATCCCCGGCAGAACGCAACCTGGTGGGCCTTATCAAGGCTGTAGGTGCGGAAACAGGGAAACTTGTTCTTCAGAAACGCGGCCTGGCCGTAAAAATTTTCGAACTCCTGGGCGGCAAGCCCAATCATCCTGTTGCGGCCCTGCCAGGAGGATGGTCCAAGAGGATCAATGAAGAAGAGCGGGCCCAGATCGAAAAATGGGCTGAAGAACTGGTGGAACTGGGCAAGCTGACCCTCCAGGTCTTTGATGACGTGGTGCTCAAGAATCCCAAATACATGGAACTGGTCACAGGAGAAATGTACAGGGTCGAAGTGGGCAACATGGCAACCGTTGATGAGCAGAACCGCTTTGCTCTATATGACGGTACCCAGAAGGCCATAGACGCCCAAGGCAATGTTGTGGGTACTTTTCGCGGCAAAGAATACCTTGATTTTATTTCCGAACGGGTCCTGCCCTGGTCCTATCTCAAGTTTCCTTATAACAAAAAACTTGGAGGCTGGGACGGGATAAAGAGCGGCCCGGACACCAATATATATTGTGTGGGTCCCCTGGCCAGGATGAACGTGGTGGATTCCATGAGCACCCCGCTGGCCCAGGAGCATTTTGAGAAGTTTCACGATACTTTTGGAGCCTGGCCCGTGCATTATATCCAGGCTTACCACTGGGCCAGGGCAATCGAGGTGCTGGCAGCCGCTGAAAAATGCCTGGAGCTGTCCAGGGATCCGGAGATAACCGGCAGCGATATCTGGAACCAGCCATCGTCCTGCACCGGTGAGGGGGTAGGTATTCTCGAAGCCAACAGGGGCACCCTGGTTCATCATTATATCACTGATGACCAGGGGATTGTTCAGAATGCCAACCTTATTGTGTCCACAACCCACAACAACGCACCCATCAACCTGGCCGTAAAAACCGCGGCCCGGCATTTTATTCAGGATGGAAATGTAAGCGAGGCCCTTCTGAACCACGTGGAAATGGCCTTCAGGCCTTATGACCTTTGCCTGGCCTGCGCCACGCATACGGTTACCGGAGGACAGCAGCCGGTGGAGGTAAACATCTATAAAAACAGCGGTGAACTGTACAAGCAAATGAAGAACTTTTAA
- the fdnG gene encoding formate dehydrogenase-N subunit alpha → MILNRRGFIKLSVAAGSFLAFAGLGFNMKPTTAKAQLLRINWGRETTSICCYCSVGCGLLVHTSKEGQGRTINVEGDPDHPISEGSLCAKGASVYQLAENENRLTKVLYRAPYTDKWVEAPWDWAITRIARKVKEARDETFVKTNDQGQVVNRTDGIAHVGSAALDNEECWYLQALMRSLGLVYIEHQARLCHSSSVPSLAESYGRGAMTNHYTDLMNSDCILMMGGNPAECHPVTFKWIMKAKENGATLISVDPRYNRSSSKADIFAPMRSGTDTPFLLGMVKYILDNDLYFKDYVVNYTNAAFLVNPDFYFDPEEGLFSGFQKKSETNFAVFGSYDRDSWSFQKDNDGIPKRDTSLQDPNCVFQLLKKHVERYTLDRVSETTGTPRDKLEEVYKAFAATGAPDKSGTNTYAMGWTQHTIAVQLIRSMAMIQLLLGNVGNAGGGVNALRGESNVQGSTDSALLYHIIPAYNPTPRASWPTLEDYNKANTPVSHDPKSANWWQNRPKYIASLLKAMYPDKEPSESYNYMPRLDAGQDCSWLVMFDHMHQGKFKGLFAWGMNPAVSGADTNKTREALSKLDWLVNVNIFHNETGSFWHGPGMDPGRIKTEVFMLPAAVFYEKEGSITNSGRWAQWRYEGPKPLGGSKRDGDMMVMLARRLKALYQEEGGEFPEPIANFNLDNIVTDGKFDVEKMARLHNGYFLRDKTIDGTTYKAGTQVPSFALLQDDGSTACGNWLYCGSFTEDGNLMARRDKTQTDMQANIALFPNWSWAWPVNRRVLYNRASVDKNGRPYAPDKAVIKWQDNQWVGDVPDGGWGPSEKHPFIMTTEGYGRLFGPGLVDGPFPEHYEPLECPFEEQPFSKQLHNPVALHFEGEKRAVCDPRYPFVGTTYRVTEHWQSGVMTRWTPWLLECMPELFAEIDPELAKLREINNGDKVIVENPRGRVKAVAIVSHRLAPYKVMGQNLHMVGLPWHYGWLQPKDSGDAANLLTPAVGDANTGIPETKAFMVNIRKA, encoded by the coding sequence ATGATTTTGAATCGCAGGGGATTTATCAAACTATCAGTAGCAGCCGGGTCATTTCTGGCCTTTGCTGGCCTGGGTTTCAATATGAAGCCCACCACGGCCAAGGCTCAATTGCTGCGCATTAACTGGGGCAGGGAAACCACGAGCATTTGCTGCTATTGCTCTGTGGGATGCGGTCTCTTGGTGCACACTTCTAAAGAGGGCCAGGGCCGGACCATCAATGTGGAAGGCGATCCGGATCATCCCATCAGTGAAGGTTCCCTCTGCGCCAAGGGGGCATCGGTCTATCAACTGGCTGAAAATGAAAACCGCCTCACCAAGGTCCTGTACAGGGCACCTTACACCGACAAATGGGTGGAAGCCCCCTGGGACTGGGCCATTACACGCATCGCCAGAAAGGTCAAGGAAGCCCGGGACGAAACTTTTGTCAAAACCAACGACCAGGGACAGGTGGTCAACCGTACCGACGGCATCGCCCACGTCGGCTCTGCCGCCCTGGACAATGAAGAGTGCTGGTATCTGCAGGCCCTGATGCGCAGTCTCGGCCTTGTGTACATCGAGCACCAGGCCCGCCTGTGTCACAGCTCCAGCGTACCGTCCCTGGCGGAGTCCTACGGCCGCGGGGCCATGACCAACCACTATACCGATCTCATGAACAGCGACTGCATCCTGATGATGGGCGGCAACCCGGCTGAATGCCATCCGGTCACCTTCAAATGGATAATGAAAGCCAAAGAAAACGGTGCCACCCTCATCAGCGTGGACCCCCGCTACAACCGGAGCTCCAGCAAGGCGGACATTTTCGCCCCCATGCGCTCCGGCACGGATACCCCTTTTCTGTTGGGCATGGTCAAGTACATCCTGGACAACGATCTGTATTTCAAAGACTACGTGGTCAACTACACCAATGCTGCGTTTCTGGTGAATCCCGATTTCTACTTTGATCCTGAAGAAGGGCTTTTCAGCGGCTTTCAAAAGAAAAGCGAGACCAATTTCGCAGTATTTGGCTCCTATGACAGGGACTCCTGGAGCTTTCAAAAGGACAATGACGGCATACCCAAAAGGGATACCTCCCTACAGGATCCCAACTGCGTATTCCAGCTGCTCAAGAAACACGTTGAACGATACACCCTGGACCGGGTTTCCGAAACCACTGGTACACCCAGGGACAAGCTGGAAGAGGTTTACAAGGCCTTCGCCGCCACCGGCGCTCCGGACAAATCCGGGACCAACACATACGCCATGGGCTGGACCCAGCATACCATAGCTGTCCAGCTCATCAGATCCATGGCCATGATCCAGCTGCTGCTGGGCAACGTGGGCAATGCCGGCGGCGGAGTCAACGCCCTGCGCGGAGAATCCAACGTCCAGGGATCAACCGACAGCGCCCTGCTCTATCATATCATCCCGGCCTACAATCCAACCCCCAGGGCTTCCTGGCCCACTCTGGAGGATTACAACAAGGCCAACACCCCGGTCAGCCATGATCCCAAGAGTGCCAACTGGTGGCAAAACCGGCCCAAGTACATAGCCAGCCTTTTAAAGGCCATGTATCCGGACAAGGAACCGTCTGAGAGCTATAACTACATGCCCAGGCTGGACGCAGGACAGGACTGCTCCTGGCTGGTCATGTTCGACCATATGCACCAGGGCAAGTTCAAGGGGTTGTTCGCCTGGGGCATGAACCCGGCCGTGAGCGGAGCTGATACCAACAAGACCAGGGAGGCCCTGAGCAAACTGGACTGGCTGGTCAACGTAAACATCTTCCACAACGAGACGGGTTCCTTCTGGCATGGTCCGGGCATGGACCCAGGCAGGATAAAGACCGAGGTCTTCATGCTCCCGGCAGCGGTATTCTACGAGAAAGAAGGCTCAATTACCAATTCCGGGCGCTGGGCCCAGTGGCGTTATGAAGGCCCCAAACCCCTGGGGGGCAGTAAGCGCGATGGGGACATGATGGTCATGCTGGCCAGAAGGCTCAAAGCCCTTTACCAGGAGGAAGGCGGAGAATTCCCGGAACCCATTGCCAATTTTAACCTGGACAATATAGTCACTGACGGTAAATTTGATGTAGAAAAAATGGCCAGGCTGCACAATGGCTACTTCCTCAGGGATAAGACCATCGATGGCACCACCTATAAAGCCGGCACCCAGGTGCCGAGCTTTGCTCTGCTCCAGGACGACGGATCCACTGCCTGCGGCAACTGGCTGTACTGCGGTTCCTTCACCGAGGATGGCAATTTGATGGCCCGCCGGGACAAGACCCAGACGGACATGCAGGCCAATATCGCTCTATTCCCCAACTGGTCCTGGGCCTGGCCGGTGAACAGGCGCGTGCTGTACAACCGGGCCTCTGTGGACAAGAACGGCCGGCCATACGCTCCGGACAAGGCGGTCATCAAGTGGCAGGACAACCAATGGGTGGGTGACGTACCCGACGGCGGCTGGGGACCCAGCGAGAAACACCCGTTCATAATGACCACAGAAGGCTATGGCCGCCTCTTTGGGCCGGGCCTGGTGGACGGACCATTTCCGGAACACTATGAACCCCTGGAATGTCCTTTTGAAGAGCAGCCTTTTTCAAAACAGCTGCATAACCCCGTGGCCCTGCATTTCGAAGGTGAAAAACGGGCCGTGTGCGATCCGCGCTACCCCTTTGTGGGCACTACCTACAGGGTGACCGAGCACTGGCAGTCCGGGGTCATGACCCGCTGGACCCCCTGGCTTCTGGAATGCATGCCTGAACTCTTTGCCGAAATCGATCCGGAGCTGGCAAAGTTGCGGGAAATCAACAACGGCGACAAGGTTATCGTGGAAAACCCCCGCGGCCGGGTGAAGGCAGTGGCCATCGTCTCCCATCGCCTGGCACCCTACAAGGTCATGGGCCAGAACCTGCACATGGTTGGCCTGCCCTGGCACTACGGCTGGCTGCAGCCCAAAGACAGTGGGGACGCGGCCAACCTGCTCACCCCGGCCGTAGGCGACGCCAACACCGGAATCCCGGAAACAAAGGCCTTCATGGTCAACATCCGCAAAGCTTAA
- a CDS encoding hydrogenase maturation protease encodes MNDVRTIVLGIGNPLLQDDRAGLEVARRVFELGLSVDTQELYTVGFEVMDRLMSYDRAFIVDACRLGNKPGTVMEVRIEDIFSSKSLASSHAITLGATLKTAYQLFPDEMPGELRIFLIEVERIDEFTDIMSPCVDQAVQQAVDIISATISPVPVSHTGGKNLTAC; translated from the coding sequence ATGAATGATGTTAGAACTATTGTCCTGGGCATAGGCAACCCTCTGCTGCAGGACGACCGGGCCGGGCTGGAGGTGGCCCGGCGGGTCTTTGAACTGGGCCTTTCCGTTGATACCCAGGAGCTTTACACCGTGGGCTTCGAGGTCATGGACAGGCTTATGAGTTATGATCGGGCATTTATTGTTGACGCATGCAGGCTGGGAAACAAGCCGGGTACAGTTATGGAAGTAAGGATCGAGGACATCTTTTCATCCAAAAGCCTGGCCAGTTCCCACGCCATAACCCTTGGAGCGACTCTCAAGACCGCTTATCAGCTGTTTCCGGATGAAATGCCCGGGGAACTAAGGATATTTCTGATAGAAGTGGAGAGGATTGACGAGTTCACGGATATTATGAGTCCCTGTGTTGATCAGGCTGTACAGCAGGCAGTGGACATTATTTCCGCAACTATAAGCCCTGTACCCGTAAGTCATACAGGCGGAAAGAATTTAACAGCTTGTTGA
- a CDS encoding 4Fe-4S dicluster domain-containing protein, whose amino-acid sequence MSEYIKLESDKISEGVKTIMDLGGHGLLRCVQCGACSAVCPGVKAGFPVLCRMLIKKILDGQLEEIIEDSSSWGCQACNRCTEVCPQGVRPQEVVFAFRRYQANDLAFSTSAITSQMNLHAYGHAVFTDARELRAKVGLPPEAPTSAYNEKAQKEIQTLLDNSPMGELGIF is encoded by the coding sequence ATGTCTGAGTATATAAAACTTGAAAGTGACAAGATCTCGGAAGGGGTCAAGACCATCATGGACCTGGGAGGGCACGGTCTTCTCAGGTGCGTCCAGTGCGGGGCATGCTCCGCTGTCTGTCCGGGGGTCAAGGCCGGTTTTCCGGTACTGTGCAGGATGCTCATAAAGAAAATCCTGGACGGACAACTGGAGGAGATTATCGAGGATAGTTCATCCTGGGGCTGCCAGGCCTGCAACAGGTGTACGGAAGTCTGCCCCCAGGGGGTCAGGCCCCAGGAAGTGGTTTTCGCCTTCCGGCGTTACCAGGCCAATGACCTGGCCTTTTCCACATCGGCCATTACCAGCCAGATGAACCTGCACGCATACGGGCATGCAGTCTTTACCGATGCCCGGGAACTGAGGGCAAAGGTGGGGCTGCCCCCGGAAGCGCCTACCTCGGCATACAATGAAAAGGCTCAGAAAGAGATTCAAACCCTGCTGGATAACAGCCCCATGGGCGAGCTGGGGATATTTTAA
- a CDS encoding CoB--CoM heterodisulfide reductase iron-sulfur subunit A family protein: protein MAKVGVYVCYCGTNIAGVIDIETVRAFAETLPEVSVARKDLFMCSDSGQELIKQDIREGLVDRVVVAACTPRTHEPIFRAAVQSAGLNKYLFEMANIRDQDSWVHPDNPEEATNKAMRLLASAVGKASRLKPLEEKYVDVTPAAMVIGGGVSGISSALELANMGYTTYLVEKDPSIGGIMAQLDKTFPTNDCSACILTPLMVDVANHPNIKLMTYSEVEDVEGFIGNFTVKVRRKQSYVDWKKCTGCGDCATSCPVRVPNEFNHGMDQRPSIYIHFPQAVPKKAVLDVESCINCAGHKLGREPKISKKTGNPMIAPCQKVCPADAIDRSQQLDPQGSIEEVKVGSIVVATGFQVMDKKWFKEMAPDSPNVITALQLERLISATGPTGGKLYMPSTANKVPETITFVSCMGSRDEKFHTYCSRVCCMYMVKQARLLKEKYPDLNIYMHFIDVRAAGKEYDEYYTGARKMGINILKGKVGGLEVLPEDRLRVLAYDMEGCVPVEYQSDLVVLATAIEIPETAKKLAHATGLQFCGSHFYRELHPKLGPVETSVEGLFLAGCCQGPKDIPDSVSQAKGAAATAAVPLAQGKVKIEPIISEVHTEKCSGCGICVPLCPYDAITMKMVDDHPRAEIDMTACKGCGVCTTACPSAAIVLHGYEEEQIYAQIEALTV from the coding sequence ATGGCAAAAGTTGGCGTATATGTGTGCTATTGCGGCACGAACATCGCCGGAGTCATTGACATTGAAACAGTTAGGGCCTTTGCCGAGACCCTGCCGGAAGTGTCTGTAGCCCGCAAAGACCTGTTCATGTGTTCCGATTCCGGGCAGGAACTGATCAAACAGGATATCCGGGAGGGACTGGTGGACAGGGTGGTGGTTGCCGCCTGCACGCCCAGGACCCATGAGCCCATTTTCAGGGCGGCGGTGCAATCAGCAGGGCTGAACAAGTACCTTTTTGAAATGGCCAATATCCGGGACCAGGACAGCTGGGTCCACCCAGACAACCCTGAAGAAGCCACCAACAAGGCCATGAGGCTGCTGGCCAGCGCGGTGGGCAAGGCTTCCAGGCTGAAACCCCTGGAAGAAAAGTACGTGGACGTAACCCCGGCGGCCATGGTCATCGGCGGGGGAGTGTCCGGAATCTCCTCGGCCCTGGAACTGGCCAACATGGGCTACACCACCTATCTGGTGGAAAAGGATCCGTCCATCGGCGGCATTATGGCCCAGTTAGACAAGACTTTTCCTACCAATGACTGCTCGGCCTGTATTCTCACCCCGCTTATGGTGGATGTGGCCAACCACCCCAACATCAAGCTCATGACCTACAGTGAAGTGGAAGATGTGGAGGGCTTCATCGGCAATTTTACAGTCAAGGTCCGCCGCAAGCAGTCCTATGTAGACTGGAAGAAATGCACGGGCTGCGGGGATTGTGCCACCTCTTGTCCTGTGCGGGTGCCCAATGAATTCAATCACGGCATGGATCAGCGCCCGTCCATCTATATTCATTTTCCTCAGGCTGTCCCCAAAAAGGCTGTGCTTGACGTGGAAAGCTGCATCAACTGCGCCGGACACAAGCTGGGACGCGAACCCAAGATCAGCAAAAAAACAGGCAATCCCATGATTGCTCCCTGTCAGAAAGTCTGTCCTGCGGATGCCATTGACCGCAGTCAGCAGCTTGACCCCCAGGGGAGCATTGAAGAGGTCAAGGTGGGCAGTATTGTGGTGGCCACGGGTTTTCAGGTCATGGACAAAAAGTGGTTCAAGGAAATGGCTCCGGACTCGCCCAACGTCATTACCGCACTACAGCTGGAGAGGCTCATCTCAGCCACCGGTCCAACAGGGGGCAAACTCTACATGCCCTCCACAGCCAACAAAGTCCCGGAGACCATCACTTTTGTTTCCTGTATGGGCTCCAGGGATGAAAAGTTTCATACCTACTGCTCCAGGGTCTGCTGCATGTACATGGTCAAGCAGGCCAGGCTCCTGAAGGAGAAGTACCCGGATTTAAATATCTACATGCATTTCATTGATGTCCGGGCAGCGGGAAAGGAATACGACGAATACTACACCGGTGCGCGCAAAATGGGCATAAATATACTCAAAGGCAAGGTAGGGGGACTGGAAGTCCTGCCTGAAGACAGGCTCAGGGTTTTGGCCTACGACATGGAAGGCTGCGTGCCGGTGGAGTACCAATCCGACCTGGTGGTCCTGGCCACGGCAATTGAAATACCGGAAACGGCCAAGAAACTGGCCCATGCCACGGGTCTGCAGTTCTGCGGCTCTCACTTCTACCGGGAGCTGCATCCCAAGCTGGGTCCGGTGGAAACATCCGTTGAAGGCCTTTTCCTGGCCGGTTGCTGCCAGGGACCCAAAGACATTCCCGATTCAGTATCCCAGGCCAAGGGTGCAGCCGCCACAGCTGCGGTCCCCCTGGCCCAGGGCAAGGTCAAGATTGAACCCATCATATCCGAGGTGCACACGGAAAAATGCAGCGGATGCGGCATCTGCGTGCCGCTTTGCCCTTATGACGCCATCACCATGAAAATGGTGGACGATCATCCCCGGGCGGAGATCGACATGACTGCGTGCAAGGGATGCGGCGTATGCACCACTGCCTGTCCTTCCGCAGCAATAGTACTGCATGGATACGAAGAGGAGCAGATATACGCGCAGATAGAAGCCCTAACCGTTTAG
- a CDS encoding 4Fe-4S dicluster domain-containing protein, with translation MDGKGFFIDLTKCTACRGCQVACKQWHKLPAEDTRNWGSYQNPKDLSFITYKLVRMEEAVENGKIKDWLFFPDQCRHCIEPPCKMVADMDDQQAVLHDDRTGAVLFTSRTKNLYPDEIKGSCPYDIPRADQESGLISKCDMCFDRVMNDRLPACVLACPTGTMHFGDMDEMKELAEKRLEEVKKIYPEAVLGDPRSVRVIYLFQTSPSKFYHSAVASLHGPRRFTRKEAFARVFKNRRPPV, from the coding sequence ATGGATGGAAAAGGATTTTTTATAGATCTGACCAAGTGTACGGCCTGCCGGGGATGCCAGGTGGCCTGCAAGCAGTGGCACAAGCTTCCGGCAGAAGATACCAGGAACTGGGGCTCATACCAGAACCCCAAAGACCTGTCATTTATCACATACAAGCTGGTACGCATGGAGGAAGCGGTTGAAAACGGCAAGATCAAGGACTGGCTTTTCTTCCCGGATCAATGCCGTCACTGCATAGAACCTCCCTGTAAAATGGTCGCGGATATGGACGACCAACAGGCAGTACTCCATGACGACCGTACCGGTGCAGTCCTGTTCACCTCCAGGACCAAGAATCTCTATCCCGATGAGATCAAAGGGTCCTGTCCCTACGATATACCCAGGGCTGACCAGGAATCGGGCCTGATTTCCAAGTGCGACATGTGTTTTGACCGGGTTATGAACGACAGGCTCCCGGCCTGCGTTCTAGCCTGTCCCACTGGCACCATGCACTTTGGGGATATGGACGAGATGAAGGAATTGGCTGAAAAGAGGCTGGAAGAAGTCAAAAAGATCTATCCCGAAGCTGTTCTGGGTGACCCCCGCTCAGTGCGGGTGATATACCTCTTCCAGACCAGCCCGTCCAAGTTCTATCACTCTGCCGTAGCCAGCCTGCATGGACCCAGACGCTTCACCCGCAAGGAGGCCTTTGCCAGGGTGTTCAAGAACCGCAGACCGCCGGTTTAA
- a CDS encoding NADH ubiquinone dehydrogenase yields the protein MADKIKFGFLLAGGCAGCETALVDISERLVDALDHLEVVFWAPTVADVKYKDLEAMEDGYIDLAFVDGMVRNTENEHTVKVLRQKSKTLVAFGACASLGGIAALGDMHSKKELFDQAYKDTFSTDNPEGILPEPQCLWEGKYDLTLPAFTKRVSTIDQLVDVDYYVGGCPPHHDFIFQLIQAVVSGNLPPKGSWLTSGKAVCDVCKRNPAEHDQQRLPIGEVYRTVEGLPDEDKCLLQQGYICFGPVTQGDCQASCLNVNIPCRGCGGPIPGVRDYGARCVSMVASSLKDDQTAEKLIAKFNDMAKFCYRYSYSSGILNQKLTPGNKA from the coding sequence ATGGCTGATAAAATTAAGTTCGGTTTTCTGCTGGCAGGAGGATGCGCCGGCTGTGAAACGGCCCTGGTTGATATTTCCGAAAGGCTGGTGGACGCCCTGGATCACCTGGAGGTGGTTTTCTGGGCCCCCACAGTGGCCGACGTAAAATACAAGGACCTGGAAGCCATGGAGGACGGGTACATTGATCTGGCCTTTGTGGACGGAATGGTCCGCAACACCGAAAACGAACACACGGTCAAGGTGCTCCGCCAGAAATCCAAGACCCTGGTGGCCTTCGGGGCGTGTGCATCTCTGGGCGGTATAGCCGCCCTGGGAGATATGCATTCCAAGAAAGAACTGTTTGACCAGGCATATAAGGACACTTTCAGCACGGACAATCCAGAAGGGATACTGCCTGAACCGCAGTGCCTCTGGGAAGGAAAGTATGATCTGACCCTGCCTGCATTCACCAAAAGGGTCAGCACCATAGATCAGCTTGTAGATGTAGACTACTATGTGGGCGGATGCCCTCCGCATCATGATTTTATTTTCCAGCTCATCCAGGCGGTTGTTTCGGGCAATCTGCCTCCCAAAGGCTCATGGCTGACCTCGGGCAAGGCTGTGTGCGATGTGTGCAAGCGCAATCCGGCCGAGCATGACCAGCAGAGACTGCCCATAGGAGAGGTTTACAGGACCGTGGAAGGCCTGCCCGATGAAGACAAGTGCCTGCTCCAGCAGGGCTATATCTGTTTCGGTCCGGTGACTCAGGGGGACTGCCAGGCCTCGTGCCTTAATGTTAATATTCCCTGCCGGGGCTGTGGCGGACCTATTCCCGGAGTCAGGGATTATGGAGCCAGGTGCGTGTCCATGGTGGCCTCCAGTCTCAAGGATGATCAGACAGCAGAAAAGCTTATCGCCAAATTCAACGATATGGCCAAGTTCTGCTACCGCTACTCTTATTCAAGTGGAATACTCAATCAAAAACTGACCCCTGGAAACAAAGCTTAG
- a CDS encoding hydrogenase iron-sulfur subunit, producing MSFSPNIVGFACQWCTYAGADLAGNLRCKYPPTIKLIRVPCSGSVEPEYVLESLARGADGVLIGGCHYGDCHYKEGNYKTSRRMTILKKMIEDAGFDPKRFRLEWISGAEGKRFAEVVEEFTRELQELGPNPVKGGK from the coding sequence ATGTCTTTCAGTCCAAATATTGTGGGATTTGCCTGCCAGTGGTGCACCTATGCCGGGGCGGATCTGGCCGGCAATCTGCGCTGCAAATATCCACCCACCATCAAGCTCATCAGAGTACCCTGCTCGGGCAGCGTGGAGCCGGAATACGTCCTGGAATCACTGGCCAGGGGGGCCGACGGCGTGCTCATCGGGGGTTGCCACTACGGCGACTGCCATTACAAGGAAGGCAACTACAAGACTTCACGCCGCATGACCATACTAAAGAAAATGATTGAGGACGCAGGGTTTGATCCCAAGCGTTTCAGGCTGGAATGGATTTCCGGGGCCGAGGGCAAGCGTTTTGCCGAAGTGGTGGAGGAATTCACCCGGGAACTTCAGGAGCTTGGTCCCAATCCGGTCAAGGGAGGTAAATGA
- a CDS encoding CoB--CoM heterodisulfide reductase iron-sulfur subunit B family protein, which yields MQKYGMYLGCNIPFKAPDIEQSFRKVFPALGVELEDLQGASCCPAWGTAPSFDMDTWCAISSRNIVLAEEKELDLMTGCNSCFGVLSEAKHFIEDNPERKKRVNEKLQAIERRFEGSAGVYHVSHVLHEKVGTDRIRQGLTYSLEGLKAAIQPGCHVLWPSDVYQVKEKNPFFPTILKELTQALGAEVPHYSRLEYCCGMGGMRTTDVEKSLGLFTDKILSIKEEIDPDFIVTTCSSCFLQFDMSQPILKERGVIDFTIPVFYYTQVLALALGFDPSHVAAISQTPRDAVIAEIQSEKRKIQK from the coding sequence ATGCAAAAATATGGAATGTATCTGGGATGCAACATCCCCTTTAAAGCCCCGGACATCGAGCAGTCCTTCCGCAAGGTCTTTCCGGCCCTGGGCGTGGAGCTTGAAGACCTGCAGGGAGCTTCGTGCTGCCCGGCCTGGGGAACGGCTCCATCTTTTGACATGGATACCTGGTGCGCTATTTCTTCTCGCAACATTGTCCTCGCCGAAGAAAAAGAGCTGGATCTCATGACGGGCTGCAACAGCTGTTTCGGAGTCCTGAGCGAAGCCAAGCACTTTATTGAGGATAACCCGGAGAGGAAAAAACGGGTCAATGAAAAGCTGCAGGCCATTGAGCGCAGGTTCGAGGGGTCAGCGGGAGTGTATCATGTTTCTCACGTCCTGCACGAAAAGGTTGGAACTGACAGGATCAGGCAGGGCCTGACCTATTCCCTTGAGGGCCTCAAAGCTGCCATCCAGCCTGGGTGTCACGTCCTGTGGCCTTCGGACGTTTACCAGGTCAAAGAAAAAAATCCTTTCTTTCCCACCATTCTAAAAGAACTTACCCAGGCCCTGGGCGCTGAGGTCCCACATTACAGCCGGCTGGAATACTGCTGCGGAATGGGCGGGATGCGCACCACTGACGTGGAAAAGTCGCTGGGTCTTTTCACGGACAAGATTTTGTCCATAAAAGAAGAGATTGATCCCGATTTCATCGTCACCACATGCTCCTCCTGCTTTCTGCAGTTCGACATGTCTCAGCCCATACTCAAGGAGCGCGGGGTTATCGATTTTACGATCCCGGTTTTTTACTACACCCAGGTGCTGGCCCTGGCCCTGGGCTTTGATCCCTCTCATGTGGCGGCCATCAGCCAGACCCCCAGGGATGCAGTCATAGCCGAGATTCAGAGCGAGAAGAGAAAAATCCAGAAATGA